The following coding sequences lie in one Arachis hypogaea cultivar Tifrunner chromosome 4, arahy.Tifrunner.gnm2.J5K5, whole genome shotgun sequence genomic window:
- the LOC112794446 gene encoding uncharacterized protein codes for MVSPTREEILDAESRSSRKSRPCLIFPVASFLCVFLLVATSFFAKGYKQKLSSFRTNYQNLGVDKCKNQCRPRGSEALPKGIISSSSNLEMRPLWGHAVVQKKNVNIDKKENASRNLFALAVGIRQKDVVNKMVTKFLGSGFVVMLFHYDGVVDEWKEFEWSDQVIHISAANQSKWWFAKRFLHPDIVSEYAYIFLWDEDLGVENFHPDKYVSIIKSEGLEISQPALDPHKSILHHQVTVRLTTSQVHRRTYKAGYCDERSTAPPCTGWVEIMAPVFSREAWRCVWYMVQNDLVHAWGLDKQLGYCAQGDRTQNVGVVDAEYIVHYGLPTLGGINKSEALSQAKDHRIDVRRLSFQELEIFVKRWKKAVDEDSCWVDPFQ; via the exons ATGGTGTCACCAACTCGT gaagaaatTTTAGATGCTGAATCAAGGAGTAGTAGAAAATCAAGGCCTTGTTTGATTTTCCCTGTGGCTTCTTTTCTCTGTGTTTTTTTGCTTGTTGCAACTTCATTCTTTGCAAAAGGATACAAACAG AAACTATCAAGTTTTAGAACAAATTACCAGAATTTGGGAGTTGATAAATGCAAG AATCAATGCAGGCCTAGAGGAAGTGAGGCATTGCCCAAAGGAATAATCTCCAGCAGTTCTAATTTGGAAATGAGACCTCTCTGGGGTCATGCTGTTGTTCAAAAGAAAAATGTCAATATAGAT AAAAAGGAAAATGCTTCAAGAAATTTGTTTGCATTGGCAGTAGGGATAAGGCAGAAAGATGTTGTAAACAAAATGGTCACAAAG TTCCTAGGAAGTGGTTTTGTTGTGATGCTGTTCCACTATGATGGTGTTGTTGATGAATGGAAGGAATTTGAATGGAGTGATCAAGTTATTCATATCTCTGCGGCTAATCAAAGTAAATG GTGGTTTGCGAAACGGTTCTTGCACCCTGACATAGTTTCAGAATATGCTTATATTTTTCTTTGGGACGAGGATCTTGGTGTTGAAAATTTTCATCCAGATAA GTATGTTTCAATCATAAAGAGTGAAGGGTTAGAGATATCACAACCAGCACTTGATCCTCACAAATCAATACTCCATCATCAAGTTACCGTACGTTTGACTACCTCACAAGTCCACAG AAGGACATACAAAGCTGGTTATTGTGATGAAAGAAGCACTGCTCCACCTTGCACTGG ATGGGTGGAAATTATGGCTCCTGTTTTTTCAAGGGAAGCATGGCGTTGTGTTTGGTATATGGTCCAG aatgaCTTGGTCCATGCTTGGGGTCTAGATAAACAACTTGGCTATTGTGCTCAG GGAGATAGAACACAAAATGTTGGTGTTGTGGACGCTGAATACATAGTCCATTATGGTCTTCCTACTCTTGGTGGCATAAATAAATCTGAG GCTTTATCTCAAGCAAAAGATCATAGAATTGAT GTGAGAAGACTTTCTTTTCAAGAATTAGAGATTTTTGTGAAACGTTGGAAAAAGGCCGTGGATGAAGATTCTTGTTGGGTTGATCCATTTCAATAG